The segment GTCAAAGTAaactatataaattatatttagaatttagtCCTGTAAACTAGTGATGGAGTTAGAATAGGAGATAGTCATGGTGTTAGTGTTAGAGCGCTGACCTTTAACACGGTGTTTAATGGCTTCAGCCAGTGTTCGTGTTAGTAACGGTGCTGCCACAGGATCATACTCAACTCCTGATAAGTTCTCTCTCAGGATCTCTCTAATACACTCCCTCACCACCGACACCTTGAACCTgcaacacacaaatacacacacacacacacacacacacacagacacaccataTTAACAGTACTGAATGCTGGGTGAAGTGACAGAAACACACTAGAATAGTGTAATTTTAGTGATCTGGTCTGATAACTAACTATAAAAATTAGTGGTGTGTTTaaacgcacacatacatacatacatacatacacacctaTAACTCACTTACTGCCTTTAGCAATATGTACCCCGGTTCAGCCACTTTGCTCAAATTAGTTATTCAAAGAATTAATTTAAGTCGCCACTGTGGAAATATCGCGATATTCTGCGAGAACACCTTCCGAGAGAACACGTTTTAGTTTCGGAAACATTCCTATACATTTATAGCGAGCTTGAAATATATTCAGTTACAATTCTGTCTTATTCTCTTAAGAGCCGAATAATTTTcggaataaatacattttgcattAAATAACAGTAGACGTGAGAGTTCTTTACCTTTTTTGATAATTGGGTCTGATGAGAAAAGTGTTGGCAATCTGCTCCGACTCGGTCATTGTTAAAGCGGAAACGTATACAAACCGCCGTTACTATAGCAACTGCCAGAATTTCACTTCCGGAGTCAAGCCCAAAACGGAAGTGAATTccttcattcactcactcatggGATATTCGTGATTTTAAAAACTTATTCGTGTTATTAAGATTTTATAATATACAATTCAGACCATAATTTCTCAATTATGTAGCCATTAAAGAattaagttatttattatttactattaacaaattaaataatattattatttaatactattattttatgtattattgtttgtgtacatttatttgtttatgagtttatttctttatgttttatccACCTAATGATTTTTGTACACTGTGTCTCTGTAAATTATTGATGTTagatattaaactgaatatttttgacAGAATGAATATTTAGAGTTGTACAGAAATATTTACAAGACTTAATAACATACACAGTAATTTAGGTTAGCCAGGTGGCATGGATAAACTCCTTGAGAAGTAATGAGAAGGAATacaagaggaaccagactacATTTAAAttcatggcatttggcagatgcctttAGCTAAATCGACTTATTTCATTTCGCATCTTAGCAGATAAGGATTAAGGGGCTTGTTCAAGAGCCCAACACTGGCAACTTGTTGGTGCTGaagtttaaacctgggaccttccaatcagtagttCAACACTTAACCCATTGAGCTGCCCCTGtcctttaaaagaaaacatatctCCATTTGGGTAATAATGAACAATAATGAATAAGTCCTTTCCACTCCTGGgtgctacagtatatggtcAAATGTGTAtaatagaaaattaattttAGTTAACATAAAATCCACTTTGTTAAGGTTACCAAGGGTTTATAGGTCTGGCCTTGTATACAGATCTGTTTGTGTCAATTTCAATCCTAAAAATATCTAAGCAAAGTGGCATGGTGATAGAGTGGTTAGTACTGTAGGctctcacctccagggtcgaggtttcgtttcctgcctcgggtctgtgtgtgtggagtttgcatgacgtgtgcttggcaggtttccttccacagtccaaaatccTGCAGATTTGgtcaattgtgtgtgtgtgtgtgtgtgtgtgtgtgtgtgtgtgtgtgtgtgtgtgtgtgagtgtgtgtgtgtgggtgtgtgtgtgtgggtgtgtgtgtgtgtgtgtgcatgtatgtttatgtgcaccctgtccaggttgtatcCCGCCtcatgcttaaagtcttctgagACAGGCTTCAGACCTACTGTAAGTTTTTCTGTACAGGTTAtgcagtatagaagataaataaattcattcattcatataattaatttaattaaaacgcAAGATGCAAGCCATGTTCATAGTTTCTAAGTGGAAACATCCCTACTGATGTAACAAGAAGTAACAAGAAGTAGACCATATGAGGCCATCGTCAGCAgcctctccctctttcttcactgtgtgtgtgtgtgtgtgtgtgtgtgtgtgtgtgtgtgtgtgtgtttgtccgtgtgtgtctgtgtgtgtgtttgtgagactcTAGTGGTCTTGCGGTGTAAACAGTAGAAACCAAAGCCCCCAGATTACAGTAAAACCACAGAAGCCCcttttcacacatacactcttAACTTCTCTTAGAGTGACTTAGCTATTCTGGAAAGTTTAAAGACAGTAACATGACAACAGTGCAAGAAacccatgtaaaaaaaaacaaaaaagtagttcaCAACTTCgagtgtgggtgtatgtgtttTAGAAATCTGATCGAGGGTAAAGCACCTCTTCTATGAGTCActcaataattaaatatatttcgGTGATATACCAAAAGTTtcactttattttgcttttccAGCAGAGAGATGGAAATTAGTCACCTTTTTAAAAGTGCCATTAGATTCTTTTATTACCGATAAACACCACACTGTTAAATGTTCTCAcacatttttattccattacattaaaaatgttttggttaAACGGGTTGGGTAAAGCAGGATGGCTTTAAGCTGTAAAAAAGGTGGATACGTTTCTGTGAGTTTCTGTCTCTGCTTGAGTGTGCAGCTTTACACGTAGAAAACTAATACAGATTTCTGTGTAAATGTGGTGGAAAAACTTAGTGTGCTAAGTATCTTTTGACAGGTTTCCTTTTAACACAACTAGTGCAAAAATAATATCAGACCTGCTGAAATCAGATGAGAATCAAAACTTAGTTTCACAAAGACATTACAGCACAAAGATTACAATTAGATAGTAAAAAGAGAGCCACATCTTTCTGCAACTTTgtcatttgaaatttgaaaaTAAACCAAATCTCTAAACAAATCAGTGACTATTTCAGGTTTCATTTGTACTGAAAATATCTCGTGCAGAGAAAGAGCACCTTAaaaaagtgtgtgcgtgtgtgtgtgcgtgtgtgtgtgcgtgcgtgcgcatgcactcATGTACACAGCACACAGGAAAAGGCAGCAGACGCAAACCGTTCTTTTCATTCCGTGTCTCGTCTCAGCACCATGCTCCAGCTGCTAAAGAGGTGTCTGGCTCTCCTGTTGTTATATCAGAGTTGCCTTACAGGttagtctctttctctctctctttctctctttatctctgtctccctctctttctctcgcacaaacacacacaaacacacacaaacacaccaattTCACttgatttatttctgtaatttacTCTTTATCACTGGATCACCTGTTTAACTTTGACATGGATTCAGTCTAATCGTTTCAGTTCAATTGAATGTCCAACTCCAACCGTATGAAATTAGTATGAAAAGTATCAGTGTTTACATTGTAAGCTTAAATATCTTGTagttgtactgtgtgtgtgtgtgtgtgtgtgtgtgtgtgtgtgtgtgtgtgtgtgtgtgtgtgtttggtgctttcctttccttttgtTCATGGAAACTGTGAAGGTGTGACAGTGTGCTATATGTCAcgtttaactttttattcactttgtaaaatatcattttatttattgccaTAAGTCATTAAAGTATACTGTGTGTATCACACttatataacacacacatactgtacgtatgtgtgtgtatgaatcagtGACGCAGTATTATTATCCTAAACTACAGCAATGATCAGAATAGGggaaagtctgtgtgtgtgtgtgtgtgtgtgtgtgtgtgtgtgtgtgtgtgtgtgtatatatatactgtatatagacataGACAGACGAGTAGATCATGCTATTTATCTCAGACGGACATTTCGATATTACAACAGCGCAGGGTTAGAAAGTTCACAAAAagcaattaaatattataaatgaaataaaattagaacAAAAAGCATGTGATGTGGTGTAGTGCAGTGGAGTGTAAACAGCACACATGAGTGGTTTTAAAGTGTCAGTGGAGTTCACATTTGGTCAACAGTGTAAACATTGTCCACAGTGATACAATGAACAGGTAGATTTAAGATTTAGGTAGGTATAATATAGTAAGGGTGAGATTAATATAGTTAACGTGTGTTTCAAATAAATGCGTGATTATTGATTATAGTGACTGTGCGATTGGGGTTGGTGTGTTGATGCAATAATTGTGTAATTATACTGGAATGTGCATGCAATtataatgaatgtgtgtgatttgaggattgtatgttttttttagtgaatgtgtgattataatgattGTGTGACTATAGCCAGTGTGTAGCTATAGAGTAGGTGAATATAGTGAGTTTGTGGTTATAGCCAGTGTGTGTCTATATTGAGTGTTTGAATATAGTGAGTTTGTGATTATGATTCGTGTGCGATTATAGTAAGTGTATGATTTAAGAGCGTGATCAtattaattgaataataaatgaGAAAGCTG is part of the Clarias gariepinus isolate MV-2021 ecotype Netherlands chromosome 15, CGAR_prim_01v2, whole genome shotgun sequence genome and harbors:
- the dynlt2b gene encoding dynein light chain Tctex-type protein 2B, whose product is MTESEQIANTFLIRPNYQKRFKVSVVRECIREILRENLSGVEYDPVAAPLLTRTLAEAIKHRVKALELDRYKLVVQVVIGEQRGQGVKMMSRCFWDSDTDGCAKDIFINDSIACVAAVFGVYHY